In Chryseobacterium salivictor, the DNA window GAAGTACCATCATTTGAGGTGTTATAAATAGTTTCAAAATCTTTGCGCTAACTTTTTAATTTAAATAAAAATGATTAAAATTCTTCATAATAATTCCTGTTCGAAAAGTCGCGGTATCTTAGAATATCTGGATGAAAACGGGATTCCTTTTGAAATTATTGATATCATCAGTCAGCCGCTGACCGAAATGGAGCTTCGGACTGTTTTGAAGAAACTTCACTGTCCGGTAAAGGATTTGGTGAGAACAAATGAGAAGTTATATAAAGATCAGTTTAAAGATCAGAATTTATCGGATGAGGATTTGATCCAGATGTTGATTCAAAATCCGGAGTTGATTCAAAGACCGGTAATCATTAAAGGTTCGGTGGCAATGATCGGCCGTCCTATCGAAAATGTAAAACTCTTTATCGAGAATTAATTAAATTAACGTTTTGAAAGCATCGTCGAGATGTGAATATTTAAAATCAAATCCATGCGATTTGATTTTTTTGTTGTCTGCCCGGCTGCCTTCTAAAATAATCGAACTCATTTCTCCGAAAACTGTTTTCAGTACAAAAGACGGAACGTTCAAAGGAAGAAAAAACTTGTCCGAAGCTTTTGCCAGTTTTTTCATGAAGTCTATATTCGTTATGGTTTCATCAGCGACCGCATTGTATTTTCCATTGATTGCAGAATTTTCAACAGCGGTTACATACATATTGACCAGATCATCGATATGAATCCAGTTCATCCATTGTTTACCGGATCCCACGGCAGAACCCACATTCAAATCGACGGTTTTTT includes these proteins:
- a CDS encoding arsenate reductase family protein, producing the protein MIKILHNNSCSKSRGILEYLDENGIPFEIIDIISQPLTEMELRTVLKKLHCPVKDLVRTNEKLYKDQFKDQNLSDEDLIQMLIQNPELIQRPVIIKGSVAMIGRPIENVKLFIEN